Proteins from a genomic interval of Providencia stuartii:
- the ybcJ gene encoding ribosome-associated protein YbcJ: protein MDIFKLEGHPHIELCDLLKIEGWAESGAMAKAMIAEGLVQVDGVVETRKRCKITAGKIVSMDDQKIKIQD from the coding sequence ATGGATATTTTTAAACTTGAAGGTCACCCACACATTGAATTGTGTGATTTGCTGAAAATAGAAGGCTGGGCGGAAAGTGGCGCAATGGCTAAAGCGATGATCGCTGAAGGTTTAGTTCAAGTTGATGGCGTGGTAGAAACGCGTAAACGTTGCAAAATCACCGCTGGGAAAATCGTCTCTATGGACGATCAAAAAATCAAAATTCAAGACTAG
- the folD gene encoding bifunctional methylenetetrahydrofolate dehydrogenase/methenyltetrahydrofolate cyclohydrolase FolD, with protein sequence MLAKIIDGKTIAQTIRQEVAQKVQQRIEQGKRAPGLAVILVGANPASQIYVGSKRRACEEVGFLSRSYDLPDTTTEAELLKLIDDLNQDPEIDGILVQLPLPAGIDNVKVIERIHPDKDVDGFHPYNVGRLCQRAPRLRPCTPRGIVTLLDRCGINTYGLNAVIIGASNIVGRPMSLELLLAGCTTTVTHRFTKDLEQHVRNADLLVVAVGKPNFIPGEWVKPGAIVIDVGINRLESGKVTGDVDFDEASKHASWITPVPGGVGPMTVATLIQNTLQACEEYHDI encoded by the coding sequence ATGTTAGCAAAAATTATTGATGGGAAAACGATTGCGCAGACAATTCGGCAGGAAGTTGCCCAAAAAGTACAACAACGCATAGAACAAGGAAAACGCGCCCCTGGTCTTGCAGTTATCTTAGTCGGTGCAAACCCTGCTTCACAAATTTATGTTGGTAGCAAACGTCGCGCTTGTGAAGAAGTTGGTTTCCTATCTCGTTCTTATGATTTACCAGATACAACCACAGAAGCAGAACTCCTGAAACTGATAGATGATTTAAACCAAGACCCTGAAATTGATGGTATTTTAGTTCAATTACCGCTTCCAGCAGGTATTGATAACGTAAAAGTCATTGAGCGCATTCATCCAGATAAAGATGTTGATGGGTTCCATCCGTATAATGTTGGTCGTCTATGCCAGCGCGCACCTCGTCTGCGTCCTTGCACACCAAGGGGGATTGTTACCCTATTAGATCGTTGTGGTATTAATACCTATGGTCTAAATGCCGTTATTATTGGTGCTTCAAATATTGTTGGTCGCCCAATGAGCTTAGAACTTCTGCTTGCTGGCTGTACAACCACAGTAACCCATCGTTTTACGAAAGATCTCGAACAACACGTCCGCAATGCGGATTTATTAGTTGTTGCTGTCGGTAAACCTAACTTTATTCCCGGTGAATGGGTCAAACCTGGCGCCATCGTGATTGATGTCGGTATTAACCGCCTTGAAAGCGGTAAAGTGACAGGAGATGTTGACTTTGATGAAGCTTCAAAACATGCATCTTGGATCACCCCCGTTCCTGGCGGCGTAGGGCCGATGACAGTCGCAACATTAATCCAAAATACGTTACAAGCGTGCGAAGAGTATCACGATATTTAA
- a CDS encoding YnfC family lipoprotein, translating into MNNKYIALVVPLTFFISFESSAFDKQEYNPVVFNMAELYDFNPVKGNVKEIKSTVYNEDKTINYESKLKIGRDGCVESFSLNQKKDEYLSGLHNYLFVERVKNKLIGMDANGPVEMTIGNNCEIISRKDTNGELIYQYNKDGFITGSILADTKEKFGENIYNEFKLPIAIKYYKGDDVISETRITYGKDMSKAFDHLMEIRALGQTILQVDSKCHYDHQNIPSQCNFVLTLDSNGKKIHLKKNSTTKVTFY; encoded by the coding sequence ATGAATAATAAATATATAGCGTTAGTTGTACCGTTAACTTTTTTTATATCTTTTGAATCCTCAGCATTTGACAAACAAGAGTACAATCCTGTTGTGTTCAACATGGCAGAGTTATATGACTTCAATCCAGTCAAAGGTAATGTTAAAGAAATAAAATCAACGGTTTATAATGAAGATAAGACTATCAACTATGAATCAAAATTAAAAATTGGCCGTGATGGTTGTGTAGAGAGTTTTAGCTTAAATCAGAAAAAAGATGAGTACCTGAGTGGTCTTCATAATTACCTTTTTGTAGAAAGAGTAAAAAATAAGTTAATAGGTATGGATGCTAATGGGCCAGTAGAAATGACCATAGGTAATAACTGTGAGATAATATCAAGGAAGGACACTAATGGTGAATTGATATATCAATACAATAAAGATGGTTTTATTACCGGTTCAATACTGGCTGACACCAAAGAAAAATTTGGTGAAAATATTTACAATGAGTTTAAATTACCTATCGCAATAAAATATTACAAAGGTGATGATGTCATTTCTGAAACTAGAATCACCTATGGTAAAGATATGAGCAAAGCTTTTGACCATTTAATGGAAATCCGGGCTTTAGGTCAGACTATATTGCAAGTCGATTCTAAGTGTCATTATGATCATCAAAATATTCCATCTCAATGTAATTTTGTTCTAACGCTCGACTCGAATGGTAAGAAGATCCATCTGAAAAAAAACAGTACCACAAAGGTGACGTTCTATTGA